Below is a window of Hydrogenimonas sp. DNA.
AAACAAGCTTTCGTCCGCTAGCCTTGAATGTGCCGTGCCCGCTTGCGAAGAGAATTGTCTGCGACTCCAGAATCGCATCGGCCATTTGGCTTGCCAGAAAACGGTTGTAGATGAGCCTGTATAGCTTCAACTCGTCAGCGGCAAGATATTTCGCGGCTATTTCGGGGGTGAAGTCGAGACGTGTCGGACGTATCGCTTCGTGCGCCTCCTGCGCCCCTTTGGCCTTTGAACTGTATATCTTCGGCTTTTTCGGAAGGTACCTCTCGCCGAATGTTTTCAAAATCGTCTCTCTTGCGGCCTCCCGGGCCTCTTCGGCTATATTGAGACTGTCTGTTCTCATGTAGGTTATGACACCCATCTGCCCCTTGTCGGTCTTTACCCCCTCATAGAGCTTCTGAGCCAGCATCATCGTCTTTTTTGGGGAGTATCCGAGGCGTCCGGAAGCGCTCTGCTGAAGAGTCGAGGTCATGAAAGGAGGCGGAGTGGAGCTCTTTCTCTCCCTCTTTTCGATACTCTTTACCCGGTAACTCTCGGCTTTCAGGGTGGACTCCATCTCTCTCGCTTCGCCGGCATCTTTGATTGTCATCTTTTCGATCTTTTTGCCCTTGTACTCTACGAGGGAGGCTGCGATTTCAGGTTTGAAAACCGCATCTATGCTCCAGTACTCGACAGGCTTGAAAGCTTTTATCTCCCGTTCGCGGTCGACTACAAGCTTGAGTGCGGCGGACTGCACCCTTCCCGCACTCAGCCCTTTCTGGATCTTCGATGCCAGAAGCGGGGAGAGCTTGTAGCCCACTATGCGGTCGAGAAGGCGCCTCGCCTGTTGGGCGTTCACCTGATCCATATTGATCTTGCGGGGATGCGCCAGTGCGTGCTCGATCGCCTTTTTGGTTATCTCGTGAAAGACGATTCGCGGCAGCTTTTCGGGGTCTTTGCCGATAGCTTTCGCTATGTGGTAGCCGATAGCCTCGCCTTCGCGGTCCTCATCCGTCGCGATATATACCTTTTCACTCTTGCCGGCAAGCTCTTTTATCTCCTTCACTATCGCGCTGTGATCCTTGTCGACGCGGTATTGCGGCTCGAACCGGTTGTTTTCGAACTTTATGCCGAAGCTGTGTTTGGGCAGATCCCTGATGTGCCCTTTGGACGCTATAACTTCGTAATCTTTGCCTAGAAAGTTCTTGATGGTTCTCGCTTTGGCGGGTGATTCGACTATTATGAGGTTTTTCAATACTGTTTCCTAATACATTATATATGGGAGCGAAAGTTTTGTGGACGCAATTCTAACATAAAGAGCTCTTAAACTATTTTAAGGTTTGGCCGATATCTTTATAAAGAAGCCAACCAAAGGATTGAGAAATGGCAGATTTCGGAGCACTCAGCTCCCTCGGACTGGGGAGCAACGGGGCACTCAGCTACGATATTATCGACAAATTGAGACAGGTAGACGAGGATACCCAGATTAAACCTATCGACACTCAGATAGAGACCGTCAAGAATCAAAGTGTCGAGCTGGACAAGATAACAGCTATGGCTGCATCGATGAAGAGCTCTCTTTTCGAACTTTCCGATACGGTTCTTTTCGCCAGGCGCAGTGTGGATGTAAGCGGATCGGATATAGAGGTCTCTGTAGAAGACGGAACCAAGGTGCAGGATATCGATATACAGGTTAAGAACCTCGCCAGGGCGGATATCAAGCAGTCTAAGGGGTTTGCGACCCAAGATAGTGTTGTTACTACCGTGGATACAGATATGACGATTACGATAAACGGCCAGGATACTACGATTGCCGTAGCCGCCGGAACGACCCTGAGGGAGTTGGCCGACCAGATCAACAACGAGATGGGCGGAAGGGTTGAGGCGACACTGCTAAATACGGGTGGGACAGACCCCTACAGGCTTATTCTTAAAACGACGGAAACGGGTGCGGATCAGGCAATGAGCTTCTCGTTCGACGACGGTGACGCCGCTACGACCAACGATGACTTCCTGGACCTGACGATCCCGGAAGCGAGCGTTCAGGATGCGCGTGACGCTCTCTTTTCGTTCAATGGAGTGGATATTACAAGATCCTCCAACGTCGTGGACGATCTTGTAGTCGGCATGACACTCACACTCAAAAACGAAAGTACCACACACAACTATGTTTCGATAAAACAGGATAATGAAGCGATTGCAGATCAGGTACAGGGCTTCGTGGACCAGTACAACGAACTGATGGGTGAATTGACTGCCGCCACCAAGTACGATGCCGACAACAACAGCGCAGGAATCTTCCAGGGTAACGCCACGATAGTATCGCTGAAGCTCTCGATCAATAGAATTGCCCTGGGTACGGCACCAAACGGGAAGGGGCTGGCGGACTTCGGAATGGATGTTACCCGTGACGGAATTATGAGTTTCGACAGAGGCAAGTTGATAGATGCCCTGGAGAGTGACAGCGATACAGTTGCGGAGACATTTGCCGGGGACGAGAACAACCCGGGGGTCTTTGCATCTTTGAAAGATTACCTGACCGATGCCGCTACAGGCGGAGATTCGATGCTTTCCAATATGGACAATCTGCTGAAAGAGCGGGAGAACTCCCTCGAGGAGAGAAGAAGCAGAACCCTGGAGTCTATAGATACGAAGTATGAGATAATGGCAAACCGGTTTGCCGCGTATGACGCGATGATAGGTAGGCTCAACGCATCCTATCAGTCACTTCAGTCGATGATAGACGCGCAGGCATCCTCGAACAATTAGCGGCTTAAGTTGCAAAAGCGGTGCATACTCCGGCCGACACACTCTCGGCCCTTCCGCCGCGAACACGCCCGCGGCGACTCTCTCCCATACCGACTTATAAAACTCTGTGCGACACGGAGAAAAAATTTCAAACTACTCTATTTTGAGATTTGGGTTAACATAATTTCGGAAATGTCCGATATATATGTAAGAGCAAGGATGCTCTTTACCCAAATAAACCAAGGAGGAAATCATGGGATTTCGAATCAACACAAACATTGCCGCGATGAATGCACATCGCAATTCGCTTCAGACGAACCTCAACCTAAACAAAGATCTTGAGCAGCTCAGCTCCGGACTTCGTATCAACAGGGCTGCGGACGACGCTTCGGGGCTCGCGATCGCGAATACATTGAGACAACAGTCGCAGGGCCTGGGACAGGCCATTGCAAACGCCAACGACGGAATCGGCGTTATGCAGACCGCTGACGGAGCGCTGGAGGAGTACGAGAATATAATCAACACGATCCGTACCAAGGCTATCCAGGCCGCTTCCGACGGACAGAACGCCGATACGCGTGCCAAAATTCAGGCAGACATAGACAGACTGCTCGAAGAGGCCCAGAATATCGCTTCGACGACTTCGTTCAACGGACAGACTCTTCTTAACGGCGGCTTCCATGACAAAAGCTTCCATATCGGCGCCTACAGCGGCGAAACGGTGAATATTTCGATCAAGGATGCCCAGATAGCCAACATTGCAGAGTTTGCGATGGAGACTGCTACAAGCGGTATAGCTTCAGGTGCCACTGCTATGACTTTGAGTGTCAGTATGGGCGGTACCGTCATAGATGTATCCGCTACAGGAGCTACCGGCAATACCAGCCTTGAAAACGCCAAAAAAATCGTCGATGCCTTCAATGCGGAAGCACAGTCACTAAACGTCGCTATTCGCGCCACCGTAGTGGAAACGACGGCCAACTCCGGCAACTATTCCGTCAGGCTTGACTCCGCCTATGATTTCGTTGTTAATACGAACAGCGTTAATCTGACGACAGGTACGGCTGCCGTGGATACGGCCAACAACCTTTCAACCGTGGATGTCACGAGCCGTAACAGCGCAGAAAAGGCTATTATCATCACCGACTACGCTCTGCGGGATATAGACAGCATCCGCTCGGATATAGGTTCGGTCCAGAACCAGCTCGAGTCGACCATCCGTAACATTTCGGTGACCCAGGTAAATGTCGCCGCGGCCGAAAGCCAGATCCGTGACGTCGACTTTGCGGCGGTGTCGGCAAGCTTCAACAAGAACAATATTCTTTCACAATCAGGAAGCTATGCGCTGAGCCAGGCAAACGCCGTTCAGCAAAATGTTCTGAGACTGTTGCAGTAGGCTGCCTGAGAGGGTGTATGCGGCATCAGGCCGGCTGGTGCCGCGGCCTGTTCTCATACACACGCTCTTTACTGCGCGGCCGGTTTTCCGGCCGTGATGGCGTCGAGGTATTTTTCAATTATCTTGATGAGCTGTTCCGAAACCGCTCTCTGCAGATATTTGATATGGCGCTTCGGGTTGTCGACCCCTTTGGTATTAAAAAAGTCCCCCATGTAGCCGCCGATGTTCTGAAGATATATGATAAGTATCTGGCTAAGTTCGGATATATGTCCGTCCGGAGTCGTTATCAGATGAGAAGCCACTTCGGTAAACGCTGCCTGGAACTGGCCGACAGAGGGTTGACGTGTTTCGGAAAATGTTTTGACCGCCTGTAGCTTCTCCCTCGCATCTTTAATGCGTAATTCAAACATATCCAACTCTCTCGGGCTCATTCTGTTGTCAGCGTGAGTATCGAAAACTTCAGCCAGCTCATCCGTGAACCGTTCATCTTTGACCGGAATCTTCCCCAAGTCTACAGTTTCGGCTCTGGTAGGTATGCACTCCTCGAAAAAGGCACCGTCGTTCAAATTGTAGACCCTTCGGTTTGCACCCTTCAGCTTCCCGGTGAAGAAGTTGATCCTGTGTATCGACATATCGAAAAGAGGTGTCGTCTTGACAGTTCCGCCGAAATTGCCCTTTACCTCGAATGTGCTTCCGCGCAACGAGACAACCTCCCCCTCTTCTGTTCTTCCGGTTTCGACCCTGTTTTGTGCACTCATGTGACCTTCCGAGTGCGTCTTTCCGGTCTCCCTGTCCAGTGCGAGGTCCAGACCCAGCAGGTAGAGCTCTTTTGTGCCCCAGATAAGTGTAAGCGCATAAGCGATCTCGCCTACGCTGAAGCCTTCCAGGGAGCCCATTTCGAACCTGTACCTGGTTCTGTCTTCAAACATGTATGTTTTTTCTTTGTCTATAATGTTTTTAAAGAGCTTCATCTCTACGCTTGGAGACAGAAAAAAGACGGATCTGCCGTACAGGCTATGATCTTCCACTTTCGACAATGTAGAGAGTACGGGGTGCTCCTGCTCGTCAACATGCACGATGACGTCAGGCAAAATTCCGTGCCTGAAAAGAGTGGGAGTCGTCATGAAGAGCGCTACGACGGTCGCATGTTCGGCACTCTTTTTCAGCCACTCTATATTTTTGTCGAGGGAAGGTCCGGCGGCAACCAGAATGACAGGCCTTTTCATGAACAGTTCAGCGTTATGCGATTTCGATACATCGAAAAATTTGAAATCTTCACGGAGTGTTTCCAGCGTCCTTATGTTTTTCTGCAGAAGTCTATGGTGGGGGTATGTGATGTGCGAGCTTGTGACGATAAAGTTCTGGATCTTCCTGATTTTATGCAGGTAGCTATCATTAAACAGAAAATATTTCAAATAGCTGTTTCTGATGAAAGCCTCATGAAGAAACCTGTTGAAGGTCTCTTTGAATATGTAATCATTTTCCATGATACTGAAAAAAAGTCTGCTCTTTTTGCCGATTTCAAAGTAGTCTGTAACAAAAAGCGATGATCTGAAGATCTCCAGGTCATCTTCTATGATCAGGTAGATGTTCGCATCGATCTTTCGGTCTATCTCCTTTAGGTGAAGCCCCAGCCCGGTTCCGAAGAAGATGAATTTGTATATATGACGCATAGTAGTCGTGTTTTTGTCTATTATGCTGTCTATGTAGGATATTACAGGTGCGGTGGTGGCGAAAGAGGAGGCTGTCGGGTCGGTACTCCTGGCGGTATCTACGGCCTTTTGGTCGAATTTGAAATTGTAGAAAGTTTCTATAACCCCGTTGTTTTTGCTGTAGTTGACCCGTGAGGCTGCCTGCTTCGCCATCTCGCTGCTCGATGAACCGTAGAGCCATTTTCCCGATTCGAGTTCCAGCAGATCGAAGTATCCATCCTCTTTGTACTCGAGTGCATATTTCTCTTTGTACTGTCCGTTCTCTATAGCCAAAGAGAGCAGTTCGATCTTCTTGTGTAAATCCGGGTGCTCCATGGAGAAATAAGCCATGTTTTTCGTAAAGGTTTCGATCGCTTTTCTTTCGATATCCTGCATACAGCAGCTCCTCTTTTGTAAAAGTTCCGATGTCACACAAAAGAGCGTGCGGCACCTGTAAGTTTTGAAAGCTTGTAAGCTCTGCTTCCAGATTTGCGGTAAACGCCGGACCTAAACTCCGGTCTTGCGTAACATCGGCAAGGTGATACTCGTATTATACACCCTCTGTGCATATCGGAGCGGAAGTGTGCTCCCGGTTGCCGTACAAGGTTCACCGTACATGGGTCCCGGCCGCCTCTCTCTTCCTGACAGGTGGATGATGGTGTATAATTTCGAAACATCTGTAAAGGATATTTGCCGCTCTTACATAAAAGTCATCGCACCATGATCGGCCGGAAAACCGGCAGAAAAACCTCATCTATCCCGGAAGTGCCGCGTGTAGCCGTTCCGGATACTCATGGGTACCATGTATATATAGAGGTTTCCGCCCGTGTTCGGTTTTGTGCAAGGCAGTCTTCCCTGTCTGGCCACAAGCAATATCTATACCATAAATATAATAACTGACCTTTCCAGTTCGGTGTGCGGATTTTACAAAGAGACATTCCGGTATACCTAAGCAGGAAGCCGGGAGGTATATGGCCAGCGGATCGTTAGACCTTCTGACCCGCTTCGAGACGATTCTTGCGGTAAAAAGATGCCTCGACTCTTCGAACAGGGGAGTCGTTTTCAATCTTCTCGAGGGGTGCGACAGGGGTGGTTCGTTCAACCGGTGGTACCCTTCGCAGATTAAAAGAGCGTGTGAATCTTTCGGGGGAGTGGAGATTTTCAGCGGCTATCTGGACGGCGATTTCACCGTCAGGATAACGCTGTAGCGGATAGAGTAAGTATATGTATAGCATTTTCAAGGAATTTTCGTGTGTGCAATATTCGGTATCGTAGGAGCCTATGACGAGAGCGCGGCGCGCAGGGCCTTTGCGACTCTCGCGCACCGGGGGCCCGATGCCGAGGGTGTTATAGCCGAAAAGGGTCTCTTCCTGGCCCACCGGCGCCTCGGCATAATAGACCCCCTCCCCGAAGCCGACCAGCCCATGTCGGCAGAGGGTATTACGATTCTCCTGAACGGGGAGATCTACAACTACCGCGAGCTCAGAGAGGAGCTCGGCTGCCGTTTCGATACGAAGAGCGATACGGAAGTCGCACTGCGTGCCTTTTTGGAGTGGGGAGAGGAGATGCCCGGGAAGATCAGGGGGATGTACGCGATGGCACTCTATGGAGAGGGAGCGCTCCACCTTTTCAGGGACCCTTTCGGCAAGAAACCGCTCTACTGGAGCCGAAGAGGGGATACTTTTATATTCTCTTCGGAGATTGGAGCGATCAGGAGTTTTTTCGGCGATATACCTCTGTCGCGTGAACGCATCTGCTCCTACCTCTCTTTTCAGTCATCCGTCTCCCCTTCGACGCTCTATCCCGGGATTCATCAGCTCGAGCCGGGCGGCTATCTGCGTTACGAAAACGGAGACGTCGAGATATCGGTGCGCGATCAGTTGATTGTACCGCGGCGATACGACTTGCTGGAGGCGGAAGAGGTTGAGGAGCTGATAGCCGAGAGCGTAGGTTACAGGCTGGTGAGCGATGTGCCCGTCGGAGCTCTGCTCAGCGGAGGTGTCGACAGCTCTCTTGTGGCCGCTGTGGCCCAAAGGATGATGCCGCAGCCGCTCCCGACATTCACGGTCGGGTATGAAGGGTATCGGAAGTATGACGAGCGCCGCTTCGCGGAGAAGGTAGCCGAACATATAGGCAGCGATCACCGTGAGTTCGTGATGGGTGTGGATGACTTTCTGGAGAGTGCCGATGAGCTGTTTGAGCATCTCGATGAGCCGCTGGGCGACCCCGCGGCGATACCGCTCTGGTTCCTGAGCCGAAGAGTTAAAGAGAGCGGAGTGAAGGTACTGCTAAGCGGTGACGGTGCGGACGAGCTCTTTTTCGGCTACCGCCCCTACTACGAGATGGCGGATATAGAGAGGGCCGAAGATCTGAAATACAGAAACTGGCTGAGAAACTACTTCAGGAGCAACTACAGCCCCAACAGGGAGTGGGAGTGGTACAAACGGATCTTTGACGGCTCCGTGCTCTTCCGCTCTTCGGCCGAGCTCTTTACCGACCTCCAGCAGAACAGGCTCCTGAAACAGAACGTCAAAGACGACACCTCGTTGCGGTGGATCGGCGGTTATATCGAGCGCTTCGGCAAACCCGCCGGGCCGCAGTGGTTTACCTACATAGACTTCAAAGTACAGCTGGCCGAGGTTTTTCTGAAAAAGCTGGACCGGGTTACGATGGCCCACGGGCTGGAGGCCAGAAGTCCGTTCCTGGATAGAAAATTCGTTACGGAACTGCTCTCTTCTGATGCCGGGTGGCGGATGGGAGAGAGCCCCAAGTGGCTGCTAAAAGAGGTTGCCGCGAAATATCTGCCATCTTTCATTGTGGAGCGGAAGAAGAAGGGGTTTTCGTATCCGTATATGGAGTGGCTTCACCTAAGCGGCGGATTCGAGACTGTTCACAGGGTCAACCGGGAGCTGAATCTCTTCTCCGGCGAGCAGATATCCTTTCTCATGGAGAGGTCTAAAAAGGGGCGCTTCAAACACCATCTTTACGCAGTCTGGTCTCTTTGCAAATGGCTGGAAAAGGATATGAAGCTTTGACCTTGCGCAAAATCCGTGTGCCAAGCGGGGTTTGCCCCGCAGGAGACCGAAAAGTATCTATAGGGCCTTTGGAGGTGCCCTAAAAACCGCTGACTCCTTCGGTGCCCTGACGGGCAAGCGCTGTTTTTGAACGATATTTTTTTCCGAAATCCCATTGCGGGGGTTATCGCTGCGAACTTAATCAGCTCTATTTCCGGATTTGGGCAAATTCCGACATA
It encodes the following:
- a CDS encoding DNA topoisomerase I; the protein is MKNLIIVESPAKARTIKNFLGKDYEVIASKGHIRDLPKHSFGIKFENNRFEPQYRVDKDHSAIVKEIKELAGKSEKVYIATDEDREGEAIGYHIAKAIGKDPEKLPRIVFHEITKKAIEHALAHPRKINMDQVNAQQARRLLDRIVGYKLSPLLASKIQKGLSAGRVQSAALKLVVDREREIKAFKPVEYWSIDAVFKPEIAASLVEYKGKKIEKMTIKDAGEAREMESTLKAESYRVKSIEKRERKSSTPPPFMTSTLQQSASGRLGYSPKKTMMLAQKLYEGVKTDKGQMGVITYMRTDSLNIAEEAREAARETILKTFGERYLPKKPKIYSSKAKGAQEAHEAIRPTRLDFTPEIAAKYLAADELKLYRLIYNRFLASQMADAILESQTILFASGHGTFKASGRKLVFDGFYRVMGYDEKDNLLPELKEGEEAKLEKLAANRHFTEPPPRYSEASLIKKLESLGIGRPSTYAPTISILVSRDYIKIEKRQLIPTPIAFTVIETLEKYFPEIVDSNFTAQMEEKLDEVAERKEDWQKLLLDFYEPFIEKVERGKKEIKSLKKAEPIGRECPECGSELLLRSGRYGDFIACANFPKCRYTEAVEKEEKEGAARQQTTDEKCEKCGAPMVVKRGRRGSFLACSAYPKCKNTRSLEKPKTLEVKCPECGGELLERDSRRGKFFGCSNYPKCTFISKFEPTEKECPECGYAMAKRTYRGKEVYECIKCKHREDAEA
- a CDS encoding flagellar hook-associated protein FliD, which translates into the protein MADFGALSSLGLGSNGALSYDIIDKLRQVDEDTQIKPIDTQIETVKNQSVELDKITAMAASMKSSLFELSDTVLFARRSVDVSGSDIEVSVEDGTKVQDIDIQVKNLARADIKQSKGFATQDSVVTTVDTDMTITINGQDTTIAVAAGTTLRELADQINNEMGGRVEATLLNTGGTDPYRLILKTTETGADQAMSFSFDDGDAATTNDDFLDLTIPEASVQDARDALFSFNGVDITRSSNVVDDLVVGMTLTLKNESTTHNYVSIKQDNEAIADQVQGFVDQYNELMGELTAATKYDADNNSAGIFQGNATIVSLKLSINRIALGTAPNGKGLADFGMDVTRDGIMSFDRGKLIDALESDSDTVAETFAGDENNPGVFASLKDYLTDAATGGDSMLSNMDNLLKERENSLEERRSRTLESIDTKYEIMANRFAAYDAMIGRLNASYQSLQSMIDAQASSNN
- a CDS encoding flagellin protein FlaA yields the protein MGFRINTNIAAMNAHRNSLQTNLNLNKDLEQLSSGLRINRAADDASGLAIANTLRQQSQGLGQAIANANDGIGVMQTADGALEEYENIINTIRTKAIQAASDGQNADTRAKIQADIDRLLEEAQNIASTTSFNGQTLLNGGFHDKSFHIGAYSGETVNISIKDAQIANIAEFAMETATSGIASGATAMTLSVSMGGTVIDVSATGATGNTSLENAKKIVDAFNAEAQSLNVAIRATVVETTANSGNYSVRLDSAYDFVVNTNSVNLTTGTAAVDTANNLSTVDVTSRNSAEKAIIITDYALRDIDSIRSDIGSVQNQLESTIRNISVTQVNVAAAESQIRDVDFAAVSASFNKNNILSQSGSYALSQANAVQQNVLRLLQ
- a CDS encoding asparagine synthetase [glutamine-hydrolyzing], coding for MCAIFGIVGAYDESAARRAFATLAHRGPDAEGVIAEKGLFLAHRRLGIIDPLPEADQPMSAEGITILLNGEIYNYRELREELGCRFDTKSDTEVALRAFLEWGEEMPGKIRGMYAMALYGEGALHLFRDPFGKKPLYWSRRGDTFIFSSEIGAIRSFFGDIPLSRERICSYLSFQSSVSPSTLYPGIHQLEPGGYLRYENGDVEISVRDQLIVPRRYDLLEAEEVEELIAESVGYRLVSDVPVGALLSGGVDSSLVAAVAQRMMPQPLPTFTVGYEGYRKYDERRFAEKVAEHIGSDHREFVMGVDDFLESADELFEHLDEPLGDPAAIPLWFLSRRVKESGVKVLLSGDGADELFFGYRPYYEMADIERAEDLKYRNWLRNYFRSNYSPNREWEWYKRIFDGSVLFRSSAELFTDLQQNRLLKQNVKDDTSLRWIGGYIERFGKPAGPQWFTYIDFKVQLAEVFLKKLDRVTMAHGLEARSPFLDRKFVTELLSSDAGWRMGESPKWLLKEVAAKYLPSFIVERKKKGFSYPYMEWLHLSGGFETVHRVNRELNLFSGEQISFLMERSKKGRFKHHLYAVWSLCKWLEKDMKL